In the Quercus lobata isolate SW786 chromosome 5, ValleyOak3.0 Primary Assembly, whole genome shotgun sequence genome, one interval contains:
- the LOC115988715 gene encoding uncharacterized protein LOC115988715, which produces MTDHHQDPNQKLPSSSKKTPTQINNPNTEANFSGQNVRYRNPPDAANPDPATLREQWKFATRQYAKWYSHAWGTAILAGFSFFALGWIIKGSNPLPSFHDKPPESSSDSSSSSSSSSTSANDANEARR; this is translated from the coding sequence ATGACTGATCATCACCAGGACCCCAATCAAAAACTTCCATCTTCTTCTAAGAAAACTCCCACTCAAATCAACAACCCCAACACCGAAGCCAACTTCTCGGGTCAAAACGTCCGATACCGGAACCCGCCAGACGCAGCGAATCCGGACCCGGCAACGCTCCGGGAGCAATGGAAGTTCGCCACTAGACAATACGCCAAATGGTACTCTCATGCTTGGGGCACCGCCATTCTTGCTGGTTTCTCCTTCTTTGCACTCGGTTGGATCATCAAGGGCTCTAATCCTCTGCCTTCTTTCCACGATAAGCCCCCTGAGTCTTCCTccgattcttcttcttcttcttcttcttcttccacctCTGCTAATGATGCAAATGAAGCTCGCCGGTGA